A window from Roseburia sp. 499 encodes these proteins:
- a CDS encoding helix-turn-helix domain-containing protein translates to MRDQKLYELVGKYIDKYYIDKPDDIKLDKEMKSIFDRISEFRKKKATKKCDAEEDAEIEIDESAVESFDVESMQKTKATDSMSSTLATNRNIESLMGQMDETFSQRLLRLIDERGMTDSEAYNKAYVDRRHFSKIRKDVNYTPNKKTVLAFAIALELSIDEAKDLLNSAGFAFSRSSKTDIIVAYFLQNKIYDMFEINEILDAYGQPIFE, encoded by the coding sequence ATGAGAGACCAAAAATTATATGAATTAGTTGGAAAATACATAGATAAATATTACATAGATAAGCCGGATGATATTAAACTAGATAAAGAAATGAAGTCTATATTTGATAGAATCTCGGAATTTAGAAAGAAAAAAGCAACAAAAAAATGTGATGCCGAAGAAGATGCAGAAATTGAGATAGATGAAAGTGCCGTAGAATCGTTTGATGTTGAAAGTATGCAGAAAACGAAAGCAACTGACTCTATGTCTTCGACATTGGCAACAAACCGTAATATAGAAAGCCTTATGGGGCAGATGGATGAGACATTTTCCCAAAGACTATTGCGTTTAATTGATGAGAGAGGGATGACGGATTCTGAAGCATATAATAAAGCTTATGTGGATCGGAGACATTTCTCAAAAATCAGAAAAGATGTGAATTATACGCCAAATAAGAAGACTGTGCTTGCGTTTGCAATAGCATTAGAACTATCTATTGACGAAGCGAAGGATCTTCTAAATTCAGCAGGTTTTGCGTTTTCAAGAAGTTCAAAAACGGATATTATCGTGGCTTATTTCTTACAGAATAAGATATACGATATGTTTGAAATTAATGAGATATTAGATGCTTATGGACAGCCAATTTTTGAGTAG
- a CDS encoding SpoVG family protein, whose amino-acid sequence MKYSIKVNEVRAKEGSNIKGFATVVFGDSFKITNIAILENKDKGELFVSMPRYRSNERDESNGVIYKDVCNPITAEFREELYTNILDAYARIKEPEKEETQKQERTQEMPEFSVTVTPYEREGSNIKGLARIYFENSFIVNNINIVQGKEKIFVSMPSYKTKQVDEQGKPIYQDVCYPVTKDFREKLYNEIISEYEKAKDKNNEKARESAEKHHGNPDKEKDKEATPFR is encoded by the coding sequence ATGAAGTATTCAATTAAAGTAAACGAAGTAAGGGCAAAAGAGGGCAGCAATATCAAAGGATTTGCAACAGTGGTATTCGGTGATTCATTTAAGATCACCAATATTGCAATCCTTGAGAATAAGGATAAGGGAGAGCTTTTCGTATCAATGCCAAGATACCGCTCCAATGAGCGTGATGAAAGCAATGGTGTGATCTATAAGGATGTGTGCAATCCTATCACAGCAGAGTTTCGTGAGGAACTCTATACCAATATTCTTGATGCCTATGCAAGAATCAAAGAACCGGAGAAAGAGGAGACACAGAAGCAGGAGCGTACACAGGAAATGCCGGAGTTTTCCGTAACTGTGACACCTTATGAGAGGGAAGGCAGTAACATCAAGGGACTTGCCCGCATTTATTTTGAAAACAGTTTCATCGTAAATAATATCAATATCGTGCAGGGAAAAGAGAAAATCTTTGTATCAATGCCTTCTTATAAGACAAAGCAGGTGGACGAGCAGGGCAAGCCAATCTATCAGGATGTCTGCTATCCGGTCACAAAGGATTTCAGGGAAAAACTCTATAATGAGATTATCTCGGAATATGAGAAAGCAAAGGATAAGAACAACGAAAAGGCGAGGGAGAGTGCCGAGAAACATCATGGCAATCCCGATAAAGAGAAGGACAAAGAGGCAACGCCCTTTCGATAA
- a CDS encoding DUF1819 family protein — MAELVYSAGLTSKLFWLQESRKTAGYILDGYSKADIRKIAWEENIYQVKAEYRAYEVLNGTYRRVSALPEAVLRAFTTCDVETAKILNLIAILMDSRLFFEFLHEVYDEKLRLGEKEITDRDLNVFFSDKALQSDVVAGWTDTAIRKLKQCFTRMMFEAGLLESSAKPRTIKPIHIDYRTEELLTANGLGEYLKAVKGV; from the coding sequence ATGGCAGAGTTAGTATATAGTGCAGGACTTACATCAAAATTGTTTTGGCTACAGGAGTCCAGAAAGACCGCTGGATACATATTGGATGGATATAGTAAGGCGGATATTCGAAAGATAGCCTGGGAAGAGAATATCTATCAAGTAAAAGCAGAATATCGTGCATATGAGGTATTGAATGGTACTTATCGTAGAGTATCTGCTTTACCGGAAGCAGTGCTTCGGGCTTTTACCACTTGTGATGTGGAGACAGCAAAGATTTTAAACTTAATTGCAATCCTTATGGATAGCCGACTATTTTTTGAATTTCTTCATGAAGTGTATGATGAAAAGCTCAGACTGGGAGAAAAGGAAATCACAGACAGGGATTTGAATGTATTCTTTTCGGATAAAGCGTTGCAGAGTGATGTGGTGGCTGGATGGACGGATACAGCAATACGGAAACTGAAACAGTGCTTTACTAGAATGATGTTTGAGGCGGGATTACTTGAAAGTAGTGCAAAACCAAGAACAATCAAGCCAATTCACATTGACTATCGTACAGAGGAATTGCTGACTGCAAATGGACTGGGAGAATACTTGAAAGCTGTGAAAGGAGTCTGA
- a CDS encoding helix-turn-helix domain-containing protein, protein MRVSYNKLWKLLVDKKMSKADLRKAVDIAPNTLTKMRKDGEVSMSVLLKIATYLDCDISDICEFVKDEE, encoded by the coding sequence ATGAGAGTAAGTTACAATAAATTATGGAAGTTATTGGTAGACAAAAAGATGAGTAAAGCCGATTTGAGAAAGGCTGTAGATATTGCTCCGAATACCCTTACAAAGATGCGTAAGGATGGAGAAGTGTCTATGAGTGTATTACTCAAGATTGCTACATATCTGGATTGCGATATTAGCGATATCTGTGAGTTTGTGAAAGATGAAGAATAA
- a CDS encoding class D sortase has translation MSIRKVVAGLLITAGIAIMAVPFFWRATGEKQTEQLISEFEQTLEDDYDEETDVEEEQTSISKEDEAILKEGGVIGIIEIPGLDIRYPVMEGTTSKVLNAGIGHIEETAGIGESGNCVLCGHNGSRYGTFFTPLSQISIGDEVMITDKNGLKHIYEVTETEVVNPYDNSIKTQGTEKELTLFTCSQKGTMRFVVRCIYKEAVMDE, from the coding sequence ATGAGCATAAGAAAAGTGGTCGCAGGACTACTGATTACAGCAGGGATTGCCATTATGGCAGTCCCTTTTTTCTGGCGGGCAACAGGAGAAAAACAGACAGAACAGCTCATAAGTGAATTTGAGCAGACATTGGAGGATGATTACGATGAAGAAACAGATGTGGAGGAAGAGCAAACCTCCATTAGTAAAGAGGATGAAGCCATTCTTAAAGAAGGCGGTGTTATCGGCATCATTGAGATACCGGGCTTAGATATCAGGTATCCGGTAATGGAAGGAACCACAAGTAAAGTGCTTAATGCAGGGATTGGTCATATAGAAGAGACTGCAGGAATCGGAGAAAGTGGCAACTGTGTATTGTGCGGTCATAATGGCAGCAGATATGGCACATTTTTTACACCACTAAGTCAGATATCCATAGGTGATGAAGTAATGATAACCGACAAAAATGGGCTGAAGCATATCTATGAGGTAACAGAGACAGAGGTAGTAAATCCGTATGATAACAGCATCAAGACACAGGGTACAGAAAAAGAATTAACTCTTTTTACCTGTTCCCAGAAAGGAACCATGCGTTTTGTGGTCAGGTGCATTTATAAGGAGGCGGTGATGGATGAATAG
- a CDS encoding vWA domain-containing protein, with protein sequence MNAELTELVFILDRSGSMGGLESDTIGGFNGMIERQKKEGEKVNVTTILFDDEVEIIHDRFPIDAVQPLTDKEYYVRGCTALLDAVGQAINKIDNVQKHLPEEHRAGKVLFVITTDGLENSSTEFNYNDIKLMIEAKKECGWEFLFLGANIDAGKEAEKIGIERNRSVTYENDHDGVALNYEAVGRAVRGVTKSRTCSIELDDAWADDIAEYHEKAGKR encoded by the coding sequence ATGAATGCGGAATTAACAGAGCTGGTTTTTATTTTGGACAGAAGTGGTTCAATGGGTGGACTGGAGAGCGACACAATCGGTGGATTTAACGGGATGATAGAGAGACAGAAAAAAGAAGGAGAAAAAGTTAATGTGACTACAATTCTCTTTGATGATGAAGTGGAAATCATTCATGATCGTTTCCCGATTGATGCAGTTCAGCCGTTGACGGATAAAGAGTATTATGTCCGGGGATGTACAGCATTGCTTGATGCAGTAGGACAGGCAATTAACAAAATTGACAATGTGCAGAAACATTTGCCGGAGGAACACCGTGCCGGAAAAGTATTGTTTGTAATCACTACAGATGGATTAGAAAATTCCAGTACAGAGTTTAATTACAATGACATTAAGCTAATGATTGAAGCAAAGAAAGAATGTGGCTGGGAGTTCTTATTTCTTGGAGCAAATATTGATGCAGGCAAAGAAGCTGAAAAAATTGGTATTGAAAGAAACAGGTCAGTAACATATGAGAATGATCATGATGGAGTTGCACTCAATTACGAAGCTGTTGGCAGAGCAGTGAGAGGCGTTACAAAAAGCAGAACATGTAGTATAGAACTTGATGATGCCTGGGCAGACGATATTGCAGAATATCATGAGAAGGCAGGAAAAAGGTAG
- the brxC gene encoding BREX system P-loop protein BrxC, with the protein MQIKNMFEKQIDRDIKGVIKVGQSDEENVYQELDEYVVTKELLKHFRDFFNNYEKGVDGYTDKMGVWISGFFGSGKSHFLKILSYLLKNSTVEGKRAIEYFTDGKKIEDPMLIAEMTKAGTIESDVMLFNIDSKGSAKVGSGKEAIVEVFMKVFNEMQGYCGSIPYLAEFERQLDNEGRFEEFKEKFEANAGAPWDKKRQAFAVIQDKVVKTLVEMDFMSEEAARNWCKNAKGSYDLSIEKFVSLVQEYCAKKGPNHHVIFLVDEIGQYIADDTQLMLNLQTIVEDLGTACKGKAWVIVTSQEDIDSITKTKGNDFSKIQGRFDTRLSLSASNVDEVIRKRVLAKNDTATQTLRLLYEQKESIIKNLITFTADTADKKLYADKADFADCYPFIPYQFNLLGQVLTAVRTHGASGKHLSDQSRSMLALFQESAIRVMDKEDGVLIPFSFFYDPLHKFIDHQHSQVISDAENNSKLDEFDVELLKVLFMIKYVKEIKANVDNLTTLMISNIDDDRIEVRSKIEESLKKLIKETLVQKNGEIYIFLTNEEQEINNAINNESVEMGEIIGEASTVIFEEIYTEKKYRYSSRYLFPFNQKVDDRFFKGNQSNDIGVTVITPYGGDYADSALRLLSAQESSVIVKLPNDSTFLDEITESIKIYKFLNKNASGARGSFDSIRRAKEDERIEKKDRIRIFIEDALKNADIYVNGDKATISAKEPATRINEALGKLVAMKYNKLTYMETAPELSDISAIFKHNDGQMSFLGTSDTTPNKLALEEVVQVIGLNNARHMKTSLKSLQDKFGAAPYGFDPKDVQWLVAMLFKLGRVSLTLNSQSLSLLSTNQDELVRYITKREYVEKLLIDIRERATDGQIRSAKEIMKDYFGFTVSSDDDDKIMSNFKNRAKDKVEVYDDILVEYRINPKYPCKRLMEEARKRLAEILDINEPTEFFKTVDMKRDDLLDDAEDTAPVFDFFKGDQRKIFEEAVKNLAYFGNSKTYVSDQELLKVVEEIETIVKDSKPFGKIQRLPELNKKFEELHMGLLEKEAAIMDPLVHDDFLKVKEVLDTKPFAEVLRPRINQRFDEIWEKLRTSSDIAAIKNIKLESDTLKIKCLDEIDEYERAHQPAPEPPVAPIVPGKEPIEPTPVPTKVKTKRRKNVSISNVAGARTYSIETEQDIDKFLSEMKQKLMNELEEDTIITLS; encoded by the coding sequence ATGCAGATTAAAAATATGTTTGAAAAGCAGATTGATCGTGACATCAAGGGTGTTATTAAAGTAGGTCAGTCGGATGAAGAAAATGTATATCAGGAATTAGATGAATATGTAGTGACAAAGGAACTTCTGAAGCATTTCAGAGATTTCTTCAACAATTATGAAAAGGGTGTAGATGGATATACAGATAAGATGGGTGTCTGGATTTCCGGATTCTTTGGAAGTGGTAAATCTCACTTCCTAAAAATACTGTCTTATTTATTAAAAAACAGCACAGTAGAAGGTAAAAGAGCCATTGAGTATTTTACAGATGGTAAGAAGATAGAAGATCCGATGCTTATTGCAGAGATGACAAAGGCTGGAACAATTGAGTCAGACGTCATGCTTTTTAATATTGATTCAAAGGGTTCTGCAAAGGTAGGCTCCGGTAAGGAGGCTATCGTTGAAGTATTTATGAAAGTGTTCAATGAGATGCAGGGTTATTGTGGTTCAATACCTTATCTTGCAGAATTTGAACGCCAGTTGGATAACGAGGGCAGATTTGAAGAGTTCAAAGAGAAGTTCGAGGCGAATGCAGGAGCACCTTGGGATAAAAAGAGACAGGCATTTGCAGTTATTCAGGATAAAGTAGTAAAGACATTAGTCGAGATGGATTTCATGAGTGAGGAAGCAGCCCGCAACTGGTGCAAGAATGCAAAGGGCAGCTATGACCTCAGTATCGAGAAGTTCGTATCACTTGTGCAGGAATATTGTGCAAAGAAAGGACCGAATCATCATGTTATCTTCTTGGTGGATGAAATCGGTCAATATATTGCAGATGACACACAGCTTATGCTCAACCTCCAGACAATTGTAGAAGACCTTGGAACAGCCTGCAAAGGTAAGGCATGGGTTATCGTAACAAGTCAGGAGGATATTGATTCTATTACAAAGACAAAGGGAAATGACTTCTCTAAGATTCAAGGACGTTTTGATACGAGACTTTCTCTTTCAGCATCCAATGTTGACGAAGTAATCCGTAAGCGTGTGCTTGCAAAGAATGATACAGCAACACAGACACTCAGACTGCTCTATGAGCAGAAAGAATCAATTATCAAGAATCTTATTACATTTACAGCGGATACAGCAGACAAGAAGCTGTATGCAGATAAGGCAGATTTTGCAGACTGCTATCCGTTTATACCATATCAGTTCAATCTTTTAGGACAGGTACTTACTGCGGTCAGAACACATGGCGCAAGTGGAAAGCATTTGTCGGATCAGTCACGTTCTATGCTTGCACTGTTTCAGGAGTCGGCAATCAGAGTAATGGATAAAGAGGATGGGGTATTGATTCCGTTTAGCTTCTTCTATGATCCGTTGCATAAGTTTATTGACCACCAGCACAGTCAGGTAATCTCAGATGCAGAGAATAATAGTAAGCTTGATGAGTTCGATGTAGAGCTTTTGAAAGTTCTCTTTATGATTAAATATGTCAAGGAAATTAAGGCAAATGTAGATAATCTTACTACACTTATGATTTCAAATATTGATGATGACAGAATTGAAGTCCGTTCTAAGATAGAGGAGTCATTAAAGAAACTGATTAAAGAGACACTTGTACAGAAGAATGGTGAAATATACATTTTCCTGACAAATGAGGAGCAGGAAATCAATAATGCTATCAATAATGAGTCAGTAGAGATGGGAGAAATCATCGGAGAAGCGTCTACAGTTATCTTCGAGGAAATCTATACGGAGAAGAAATACCGTTATAGCAGTCGTTACTTATTCCCATTCAACCAGAAGGTGGATGACCGATTCTTCAAGGGCAATCAGTCTAACGATATCGGAGTGACAGTTATTACACCTTATGGCGGAGATTATGCAGACTCTGCACTTCGTCTGCTTTCTGCACAGGAAAGCAGTGTGATTGTGAAGTTGCCAAATGACAGTACATTTCTTGATGAGATTACAGAATCCATCAAGATATATAAATTCCTTAACAAAAATGCGTCCGGAGCCAGAGGCAGCTTTGACAGCATCCGTAGGGCAAAAGAGGATGAGCGTATTGAGAAGAAGGACAGAATCCGAATCTTTATTGAGGATGCATTAAAGAATGCCGACATCTATGTAAATGGCGATAAGGCTACCATTTCAGCTAAGGAGCCGGCAACAAGAATCAATGAAGCACTCGGTAAGCTCGTAGCAATGAAATACAATAAGCTCACCTATATGGAGACAGCACCTGAGCTTTCAGATATTAGTGCCATTTTTAAACATAACGATGGTCAGATGAGTTTCCTTGGCACAAGTGATACCACACCGAATAAGCTTGCTTTAGAGGAAGTGGTACAGGTAATCGGATTAAATAATGCCAGACATATGAAGACATCCCTTAAGTCATTACAGGATAAGTTTGGTGCAGCACCTTATGGATTTGATCCAAAGGATGTGCAGTGGCTTGTTGCAATGTTGTTCAAGCTGGGAAGAGTGTCCCTTACTCTTAACAGTCAGAGCCTGTCATTACTTTCAACGAATCAGGATGAACTGGTCAGATATATTACAAAGCGTGAATATGTAGAGAAACTCTTGATAGACATCAGAGAAAGAGCAACGGACGGACAGATTCGTTCTGCAAAAGAAATTATGAAGGATTACTTTGGATTTACTGTATCCAGTGATGATGATGACAAAATCATGAGCAACTTCAAGAACAGAGCGAAGGATAAAGTTGAAGTATACGATGACATCCTTGTAGAATACAGAATCAATCCGAAATATCCTTGTAAGCGACTGATGGAAGAGGCAAGAAAGAGACTTGCAGAAATCCTTGATATCAATGAGCCTACAGAGTTCTTCAAGACAGTAGATATGAAGAGAGATGACCTACTTGATGATGCAGAAGATACTGCACCTGTATTTGATTTCTTTAAGGGAGACCAGAGAAAAATTTTTGAAGAGGCAGTGAAGAATCTTGCATATTTTGGCAACAGTAAGACTTATGTAAGTGACCAGGAGCTGTTAAAAGTAGTCGAAGAGATAGAGACTATCGTGAAGGACAGCAAGCCTTTCGGTAAGATTCAGAGATTACCGGAATTAAATAAGAAATTTGAAGAACTTCATATGGGACTGCTTGAAAAGGAAGCAGCTATCATGGATCCATTAGTACATGACGACTTCCTTAAAGTGAAAGAAGTATTGGATACTAAGCCATTTGCGGAAGTACTCCGTCCTCGTATCAATCAGAGATTTGATGAAATCTGGGAGAAACTCAGAACATCTAGTGATATCGCTGCAATTAAGAATATCAAGCTGGAAAGTGACACTTTAAAAATCAAGTGTCTGGATGAGATAGATGAATATGAGAGGGCACATCAGCCTGCACCGGAACCACCTGTTGCACCGATAGTACCTGGTAAAGAACCGATTGAACCTACTCCGGTACCGACTAAAGTAAAGACAAAGAGACGTAAGAATGTCTCTATCAGCAATGTGGCAGGGGCTAGAACATATTCGATTGAGACCGAGCAGGATATTGATAAGTTCCTTTCCGAGATGAAGCAGAAATTGATGAATGAACTGGAAGAAGACACAATAATTACATTGAGCTGA
- a CDS encoding uroporphyrin-III methyltransferase, producing MLGTDGRLYDSDFDFDGDGKLNAYEYSVMDDVVFGHEDTDTSEVDELEDELSLAGLDATELEYMDADERREALEDAGLDPDDYDFD from the coding sequence ATGTTAGGAACAGATGGAAGATTATATGATTCGGATTTTGACTTTGATGGAGATGGAAAACTTAATGCTTATGAGTATTCTGTAATGGATGATGTAGTTTTCGGTCATGAAGATACGGATACAAGTGAGGTAGATGAACTAGAAGATGAGTTATCCTTGGCAGGACTAGATGCAACAGAGCTTGAATATATGGATGCAGATGAAAGAAGAGAGGCATTGGAGGATGCCGGCTTAGATCCGGATGATTATGATTTTGACTAA
- a CDS encoding zinc ribbon domain-containing protein codes for MAMIVCPHCGEQVSEKAKKCVHCGAILIPEEKKHCTECGAELEEGMTECPNCGCPVDDTLGQETDEKPQKVEVTGVKVTKKIKVIIGIVVALLVVGGATVFGVTQYQKKKAAEEYAQRVEEYSDNLKLATVTMLTGASDAESSANLIKQVWYNAIYEKRDDNTDKYTRPKGYFVSDFNDALGNLYADTSFSSKISSIEENQDTVNALMKKLKNPPDEYKDAYDAVSDLYDAYISLTNCATDPSGSLQTYSSTFNDADTNTLNAYKAMELYLDD; via the coding sequence ATGGCAATGATTGTATGTCCACATTGTGGAGAACAGGTATCAGAAAAAGCAAAGAAGTGTGTGCATTGCGGTGCAATATTGATACCAGAAGAGAAGAAGCATTGTACAGAATGCGGTGCTGAACTTGAAGAGGGGATGACAGAGTGTCCGAATTGTGGTTGCCCGGTTGATGATACACTAGGGCAGGAGACAGATGAAAAGCCACAAAAGGTAGAGGTAACAGGGGTAAAGGTGACTAAGAAGATAAAGGTTATTATTGGGATTGTGGTTGCATTATTGGTGGTCGGAGGAGCAACAGTATTTGGGGTGACACAATATCAGAAGAAAAAGGCAGCAGAGGAATATGCACAACGGGTGGAAGAGTATTCTGATAATCTGAAATTAGCTACTGTCACAATGCTGACAGGTGCAAGTGATGCAGAGTCAAGTGCAAATCTGATTAAGCAGGTGTGGTATAACGCTATCTACGAGAAAAGGGATGATAATACAGATAAGTATACGCGTCCCAAAGGATATTTCGTATCTGATTTTAACGATGCGTTAGGTAATCTGTATGCAGATACGAGTTTCAGCAGCAAGATAAGCAGTATTGAAGAGAATCAGGATACAGTCAATGCATTGATGAAGAAATTGAAAAATCCACCAGATGAATACAAGGATGCATACGATGCCGTATCAGATCTATATGATGCATATATATCACTTACCAACTGTGCAACAGATCCTTCGGGCAGTTTGCAGACATATTCAAGTACTTTCAATGATGCTGATACAAATACGTTAAATGCATATAAGGCAATGGAACTGTATCTGGACGATTAA
- a CDS encoding type II toxin-antitoxin system HicA family toxin, whose product MVDAREMKKILRNNGYEYQRCKGSHFMYSNGIYTVAVNKDLNAMVAKRIIKQYHLQVAGV is encoded by the coding sequence ATGGTAGATGCAAGAGAAATGAAAAAGATACTTCGTAATAACGGATATGAATATCAAAGATGCAAAGGCTCACATTTTATGTATTCAAACGGTATTTATACGGTTGCAGTTAATAAAGATCTAAATGCAATGGTGGCAAAAAGAATTATTAAGCAGTACCACCTGCAGGTGGCAGGTGTGTAA
- a CDS encoding DUF1788 domain-containing protein has protein sequence MAKLSLDDRLNQIEDKISEKSFRENKGLGNEVGYYIFDYDPREELYVRNHIAYLKDRINNGNKDFRIVEFDLFHLMIEILQEEGYLEAFFDLEKENGFFEMADSLVETLGLDETNELNLIISRILQEDLTDSVVFLTGVGKCHPIIASHNILNNLHQVLDSVPVVLFYPGEYSGQDLKLFGTMDSHNYYRAFRLV, from the coding sequence ATGGCAAAGTTAAGTTTGGATGATAGACTGAATCAGATAGAAGACAAAATATCAGAGAAGTCGTTTAGAGAGAATAAAGGACTTGGAAATGAAGTCGGATATTATATATTCGATTATGATCCAAGAGAGGAGCTGTATGTGAGAAATCATATAGCATACCTTAAGGATAGAATAAACAACGGAAACAAAGATTTCAGAATAGTTGAGTTTGACCTGTTTCATCTTATGATTGAGATATTGCAGGAGGAAGGTTATCTGGAAGCATTCTTTGATTTGGAAAAAGAGAATGGATTTTTTGAGATGGCAGACAGCCTTGTAGAGACATTGGGACTGGATGAAACAAATGAACTGAATCTCATCATATCAAGAATATTGCAGGAAGATTTGACGGACAGTGTGGTATTTCTTACCGGAGTAGGCAAGTGCCATCCGATAATCGCAAGCCACAACATCTTAAATAACCTGCATCAGGTGCTTGACAGTGTGCCGGTAGTGCTTTTCTATCCGGGAGAGTATAGCGGACAGGATTTGAAATTATTTGGAACGATGGATTCACACAACTATTACAGGGCATTCCGTCTGGTGTAG
- a CDS encoding DUF6674 family protein — MDMEAGKTLTNEEVIRELLELLKKNAMKEQANDVFEICSYVDGLEKKIDSMTEELTNMQNQIKEMQEDTLVNNAKKALSEARERLNTRCEQIKSQVSEVKAQVKSTAKSIVDEAKAKGRAALYRVSEFLGIKKRLLNIRENVRGAIKTTDKDIAKTALLAKGFREAGQTVANAFRTFADKPEVDYSQKEQKHSITKAVLAPMKAVKKILVSMELHLDASIDKLDNLAMNVQLDKEKHMEKEQKQTEPERAEAERVEAEIVYSPMVAEPQEYQYNADAFEARGVDVVKQEAAHKEVSKVREDKAR; from the coding sequence ATGGATATGGAAGCAGGAAAAACACTTACCAATGAGGAGGTCATAAGAGAACTTCTCGAATTATTAAAGAAAAATGCCATGAAAGAGCAGGCAAACGATGTATTTGAGATATGCAGCTATGTGGACGGACTGGAGAAAAAGATTGATTCCATGACGGAAGAACTCACAAACATGCAGAACCAGATCAAAGAAATGCAGGAGGATACACTTGTCAATAATGCTAAAAAGGCATTGTCGGAAGCACGCGAGCGACTTAATACCAGATGTGAGCAGATAAAGTCGCAGGTATCAGAAGTGAAAGCACAGGTCAAATCTACAGCAAAGAGCATAGTTGATGAAGCAAAGGCAAAGGGAAGAGCTGCATTATACAGGGTATCTGAGTTCTTAGGAATTAAGAAAAGACTTCTTAATATCCGAGAAAATGTAAGAGGTGCAATCAAGACTACGGATAAGGATATAGCAAAGACAGCACTTCTTGCAAAAGGATTTCGTGAAGCAGGGCAGACAGTAGCCAATGCATTCCGCACTTTTGCTGACAAGCCGGAGGTAGATTATTCACAGAAAGAGCAGAAACATTCAATTACAAAGGCGGTGCTTGCACCTATGAAAGCAGTGAAAAAGATACTTGTATCAATGGAACTTCATCTGGACGCTTCGATTGATAAGCTGGATAATCTGGCTATGAATGTCCAGCTTGATAAGGAAAAGCATATGGAGAAGGAGCAGAAACAGACAGAGCCGGAGAGGGCAGAAGCAGAGAGAGTGGAAGCAGAGATTGTATATTCACCGATGGTCGCTGAACCACAGGAGTATCAGTATAATGCAGATGCATTTGAGGCTAGAGGTGTGGATGTGGTGAAGCAGGAAGCGGCACATAAGGAAGTATCGAAGGTAAGGGAAGATAAAGCCAGATAG